The Chlorocebus sabaeus isolate Y175 chromosome 16, mChlSab1.0.hap1, whole genome shotgun sequence genome window below encodes:
- the EIF1 gene encoding eukaryotic translation initiation factor 1, translating to MSAIQNLHSFDPFADASKGDDLLPAGTEDYIHIRIQQRNGRKTLTTVQGIADDYDKKKLVKAFKKKFACNGTVIEHPEYGEVIQLQGDQRKNICQFLVEIGLAKDDQLKVHGF from the exons ATGTCCGCTATCCAGAACCTCCACTCTTTCG ACCCCTTTGCTGATGCAAGTAAGGGTGATGACCTGCTTCCTGCTGGCACTGAGGATTATATCCATATAAGAATTCAACAGAGAAACGGCAGGAAGACCCTTACTACTGTCCAAGGGATCGCTGATGATTACGATAAAAAGAAACTAGTGAAGGCGTTTAAGAAG AAGTTTGCCTGCAATGGTACTGTAATTGAGCATCCAGAATATGGAGAAGTAATTCAGCTACAGGGTGACCAACGCAAGAACATATGCCAGTTCCTCGTAGAG ATTGGACTGGCTAAGGACGATCAGCTGAAGGTTCATGGGTTTTAA